The following DNA comes from Hordeum vulgare subsp. vulgare chromosome 3H, MorexV3_pseudomolecules_assembly, whole genome shotgun sequence.
atcataaatattggcaTCGTGGCGATAAGAATAGCAAGAATCACATTCATCAAGAGAAGATATTTCAATGGAATCAATGGAGTCATAATTTTCTTCCAAAGAAGcacattctctcaataaattctttaacatGGGCATTAGGAGCagagttttcatagcaatatttaagtatcatAAAAAAATCACATTTGTAGAGAATAgcctcatacttttcaatcaacgaAGCAACTTCataggcacccttaaaagcaacaaattcttcagtttgTTCAATATCATAGTAACTAAAAACatccttggcataagaagataagatttcattatcattaaactcaTATGGGCAGGGAAGGTGTTTTTAGGGTTCTCaaagcaacaagtaaaatcataaatttcACGCATATTCCAAGCATAGCATAGCAAACAATTTATTTGATCCCATAAGAGTTTCACCTTTTGAGACAACCAGTGATGCACAAACGAGAATGTTAATTTAATGAGTTTCCCTCAACTAAGATAGTTGGGGTTTCAACACGAGCACAAACagatcaaagatgatccaagtaaaaaaCCTTATGTGGATCCATAAgtctttattttctatttttgtgtgaCAACATGATTAttgcaagcaaactagcaagagtaaatatttttatatttttgatttttacAGAAAGCAAAatataatagcaaataaaaaagtagaacaagtgaatgataatttgtgtgtaggtgcttgatagggaattgatgatactccccgacaacggcgccagaaatccttcctcatacttgtgatctgcattggattttttcccgaagaggaggggatgatgcagcacactataggtaagtatttccctcggggcGAACCAAGGTTTTTGAACAAATAGGAGGACCACGCAATTTCCTGCcttcagcgcctacacacaaaagagcacacacttgcagccaatgtgggcaagagggttgtcaatccccttgaacttgttacttgcaagtAATAAGTAGTATAGTTGgatagtttgataaatataaaaggaaaataactagaaactaaataacaacatgatggtattttgtatttttgtatttatatatttgaatagactcgggggcatagttttcgctagaggcttctctctcgtagaaagcatgcggtgggtaaacaaattattgttgggcaactgGTAGAAAAgcccatagttatgcaatatttattcttgGCAGCGATCATTACATGTAGGCATCATACCCGTAAGCAAGTtgaccaactcctgcctgcatctactactattactccacccgtcAATCACTATCCTGCTtgaatctagagtattaagttaatagagtaatgcttggagaacaatgatatGATGTAGAAGGTTCCGGAGGGTTCGAGAAGGTTTCGAAGGGTTCCACGggagtccggaagggtccctcTAGCACCTAGGGCATTCATGGGTTGTAGGGGGTCGTCCTAGCCTTATTGGGCCAGGCGCACCAGCCCCCCTAAGATACATGCGCCTAGggaagggaaaccctaagggCAATCCACTTGGCTTGGAGGGCACTCCTCCACCTTTGGCTgcctcccctccttggaggatGGGCTAGGGTTGCGCCTCCAGTCCTCCaacacccctatatatagtggggaggagGCGCAAGGACTGGACACAACAATCCACATGCCCTGcggcctcccctctctcccgttcGTCCTCGTTCATAGTTCCGGAGGAGCTTGGCAAAGCCTTGCTCGCActactccaccaccatctccaccatgtcATCGTGCTGGTCGAGATTGCATCTACTACTCTACTCTCACTCGTTgtatcgaggaggcggagacgtcatcaagccgcacgtgtgctgaacgcggaagcgTCGTCCGTTAGGTGCTAGATCGGTATGGATCGCGATTGGATtgtgaagagtacgactacatcaaccgcgttatatatgcttcttattaacggtctacgagggtacgtagacacactctcccctctcttttctatttatttccATAGACAAATCTTGGGTGTtcataggaaaaattttgtttcccatgcaatgttccccatcggtggcatcatgagctatgtttatACGTAcgtagatgatatgcacgagtagaacacaaagtgtttgtgggcgttgatgttcatattgcttacctcattagtcttattttgattcggcggtattgtgggatgaagtggctcggaccaaccttacttgtcctcgcacaagagaccggttccaccgactaacatgcaacttgtttgcataaaggtggttggcgagtgtctgtctctcccactttagttgaattggattctaTAGAGGTGGTCCTTATAGAAGGTTAAAAGGCAGCTTGAATATCACCGCTATTTCTTTGCATAGGTAATAAAGGTTCTTGCTAGTTTCCcaaagcagccacgtaaaacttacaACAACAAAGTGGAGGAattctaacttgttttttgcagggcatgttgtgattgatatggccaagacgtgatatgatatatgtgatgtatgagatgatcatgttttgtaacaAGTTATCATGACTTGaatgtcgatgagtacggcaaccggcatgtagATCTTGCCATCGACAACCCGGCCCGGTCGGCCCGACCCGACCCAGACCGACCCGACGTTGCCCATGGGCCGGGCCTGGGCCTAGATCGTGAGCCTAATGGTCGATCTGGGCTGGGCTTGGGCCTAGCAATTTTGCAGTTTAAGGAAGAGGCCTGGCCCATGGCCCTACGGGATTTTTGACCAGTGGGTCAGGCTTGGGCCTGATTTTTAGGCCCGACGACTGGTCTGGGACGGGCTTGGGCCTAAGTTTTTTCCATTGCGCTTTTATACGCCCGGCCCAAAGCCTGGCTCGACCGGAAAGATGGCCAGGTataccggcaggatccatagggttgtctttaatttatttcatgtcatttgctttactttatcgctatgagttagcaatagttgtagaagcagtagttggcgtgacaaccacatgatgacacaatgatggatatcatgatgatggagatcatggtgtcatgcctgtGATGATGGATATGTcgatgctttgaagatggagatcaaaagcagaaTATGATGATGGCCACATCATGTCACTTAtttaatttgcatgtgatgtttatattttatgcatcttattttgcttaggacgacggtagcattataaggtaatccctcactaaaatttcaagataaaattgtgctctccctaagtatgcaccattgcgaaagtttgTCATTTtgaagcacctcgtgatgatcgggtgtgatagaatcttcgttcgcatacaacgagtgtaagcGAGTTTTACACATGTGaaatacttgggttaaacttgacgagcctagcatgtatggaCATGGCCTCGGATCacaggagaccaaaaggtcaaacatgagtcatatagtagacatgatcaacatggagatgttcaccattgtaaccacatcatctcacgtgatgatccgacttgggttggtggatttggatcatgacaCACTTAGACAACCTGAAGGatattgatttgagtgggagttcattactaATTTCATTAACTGAACTAATTATCatcaacatagtcaaaatgtctacaAATTATGTTGTGGATTAATAGGTCGTGCTATAGCTCCCCTCTATTTTTATACATTTTGTCGAGCCCGTGGGACTGGGGGTATCGAGGCGTCTGCGTGCGACCCAAGATGTGATGCATGCCATGGGTCCAGCACGGTGAACTATTGGACTTCACGGCAAGACCCTCGCGAGGCGCATATCAGCAAGCATCATCGGGGGCCATGCGAAGCCCCCTCTTAAGGACGCCTCTCGAGGCTGCCCTCGAGGCCCTCGCAAGGCGAACTAGTAAAAGGGTATCCCAACGGGGTTGCGCGGTCCTGCATCTTCACGTTGGTGACACGGTCCATGCCGAGTGATGCCAGGAGTCCTGGCAGTAGGTACAAATGAGGAGGATTTCCTCTTTTGTTCTAAGGGAGCAGGGCTAGCTCGTTGGCTCCAAAAGCAATCTCCAAAGGTTCCCCGTTTGGTGCAAGAATACCAAGTATGCAGGCTCACCAGGATGAAGGTCAACccagatgacccacaagtacagcggatcaatcgtagtcctttcaataagtaagagtgttgaacccaacgaggagcagaaggaaatgataagtagttttcagcaaggaattctcaccaagtgttgtaagtaacaatgatagatagtttatgtagcaagataattcgtaacaagtgacaagtaacaatagtagcaaaggtgcagcaaggtatcccaatcctttttatagcaaaggacaggcctgaaagtactcttatataaagcaagtgctcccgaggacacatgtgaatatctatctagtcatgttcatcacattgagttgattcgcgtttgctactttgatagtttgatatgtgggtggactggtgctaaggtgatgttcttatttgaactaacaacctacttatgattaacccctatcgcaagcatctgcaactacaaaataagaattaagataaatctaaccatagcatggaacatgtggatccaaatcatacccttatgaagcaacgcataaactggggtttaagcttctatcactctggcaacccatcatctacttgttactccacaatgacttctctTGGGccaataacatggtgaagtggcatgtagtcgacattcacatgacaccactaaaggaagtaacaacatacatatcatcaaaataccaaacaaatgccaactttatatgattacttataaccagacttctcccatgtcctcaagaaaatagtaactactcacacctcatcaacatgttcaacatcagaggtataataataatgattaaggatctgaacataatgtcttccaccaagtggtccaactagtatcaactagaagatgtaattaacacaactagcaatCCACACATACCAATTTGAGCTTTTAAGACAAAGATTAAATACAtgaaatgaactagggttggagatgagatggtgccggtgaatatgttgataaagattcgtcctcccacgaaggaggaagcgttggtgatgacgatggcttcgttttccccctcccggagaggaATTCCTCCAACGGAATCACTGTCACAGAGCAAAAGGGACTCTGCCCGagtttccacctcgagacggctaCGCTTCGTCCCGAAAATTCTTGATTTATTTTCTAGGGtctaacacaccatataggagaagtggGGTGTCGGACGCCAGCAcgagccccacaagccatcacggtgcAGCATGagggcgccttgttggcttgtgcccagttAGTTGCCCCTCCCCGGTCTATTTTttcccaataattcttatatattctcaaaaaactctccatgaagtttcacatcatttggagcaacttgatttttcttcccttttcttggtttctcggtccagaattccattttCCATTtacttccctctttgtgatgtaccttgcatattcagagagaaaaggcataaaaattACATAAacagggaataatggacaataataagacaaatatcaataaagattgatgatgcaaaatggacgtatcaactcccccaagcttagaccttgcttgtcctcaagtgaaagccgagcTCAAGAATAAtagccacatgatttgagagggagaactcaataaaaataaaatacggacatgagagcatcatgaatattagcatagcatcaactattttatcatatatattctcataaacaagtaacggtccattcacaaatattggagtatgaagcataaactttattgacaaacaacaaactatgttctcaatcACTCGGACAATCATAATGAAACAAATttcagaggagagtctatgtaagcgCTTTCTCATTAGCAAGTTCATATACTTAACTATCATTTATTCTTTTATGATTTATCATACTCAagtcatatttttggagctcatgttttcatagggcgcataggaagataggggcttgaaTGATTCGACGcccaactcatttacctcaaggataatgtcaacaataatgaatcatgataatccacattcacttggatatataaatctgaatctttcctcaacacgtGATGCTTGCCTCTATAGAATTAATAGGTAGAAAGAAGAATGAATTTAGTGACTTGTGCACAAGAGTGAACttcaaagataaaagataggcccttcgcagagggaagcaaaggttgtcatgcgcttttaggtTTTTGAATGTGCaacctcttaatgcaaaggaatgtcactttatatcgcCCCTtgagatagcaaactttattatgaatTATgtggcttttatttctttgccatcacaagatcgtacaaagtttattttcccttgCATTAAAAGATCATGCATATTTAGGAGCAACTTTATATTGCttggtgcaccgatgacaacttacttgaaggatcttactcaatccatgggtaggtatggtggactctcatcgcaagaaactgggtttcagggttatggatgcacaagcagtctctacttagtgcgaagttTTGGGGCTAGCAAAAGGcctaaagcaagcatcacatcTTAAAGGATCcaggaccatataacttctatatgaATGTGAAATACTATCACCATTATGTTGTCTCCCATGTCCTacgtcaacacttgatcattatataatatttgatgaggggtcacaatcataaaagatgtctaagatagtatatttatatgggaatctcctctcctcttccatAGTCTTGCTTACATTGTAaccatgactaatactatgttttatttatttttagcaaCCTTCATCACTTATACTCTTTACTATGTGAATTCATTACTTCTcgtgggatgatcatatgatctaTATCGTTCTTTTTATTgacatgtgatacgtccattttgcatcatgcttttatattgatagttatcgcattatgggttgttattacacattatggtacaatacttatgccttttctctcttattttataaggtttacatgaagagggagaatgccggcagctggaattctgggttgaaaaaggagcaagtttgagatacctattctgcacaactccaaaagccatgaaaatcagcgaggaattattttggaatatataaaaaatattgggcggaagaaatactcgaggggagccaccaagaggtcacgagcctgccaggcgcgccccacccctctgggcgcgcctgggggctcgtgggccccctgttaccccttcggctcccatcttctgctatatggagggttttgtcccagaaaaaatcaagagagagcttttgggaagaaacgccgccgctacgaggcggaacttgagcagaaccaatctagagctccggcagggccgtcctgccggggaaacttcccttccggagggggaaatcgtcgccatcgtcatcaccaacactcctttcatcggaggggactcatctccatcaacatcttcatcagcaccatctcatctccaaaccctagttcatctcttgtacccaatctctgtctcgcgattctaattggtacttgtaaggttgctagtagtgttaattactccttgtagttgattctagttggtttactcggtggaagatcgtatgttcagatccttaatgctattcaatacctctctgatcatgaacataattatgctttgtgagtagttacgtttgttcctaaggacatgggataagtcttgctataagtagtcatgtgaatttggtattcgttcgatattttgatgcgttgtatgttgtctttcctctagtggtgttatgtgaacgtcgactacatgacacttcaccattatttgggcctagaggaaggcattgggaagtaataagtagatgatgggttgctagagtgacagaagcttaaaccctagtttatgcgttgcttcgcaaggggctgatttggatccaccagtttaatgctatggttagactttgtcttaattcttctttcgtagttgcggatgcttgcgagaggggttaatcataagtgggatgtttgtccaagtaagtacagcacccaagcaccggtccacccacatatcaaactatcaaagtagcgaacgcaaatcatatgaacatgatgaaaactagcttgacagaaattcccatgtgtcctcgggagcgctttaccttatataagagttcgtacaggcttgtcccttgctacaaaaggtattgggctatcttgctgcacctttgttactattgttacttgctacccgttacgaattatcttatcacacaactatatgttaccgataatttcagtgcctgcagagaataccttactgaaaaccacttgtcatttccttctgctccttgttgggttcgacactcttacttatcgaaaggactacgatagatctcctacacttgtgggtcatcaacatgcTACGATGAAGGGTGCCCACGGGTAAACcacaaaaactcaactaatctttattatatatctcgcatactcgattacaaAGATAGATGGAACTCTAAGCAAAAAATACTAAATAAAAGTATACCTGAAATTTGAAATTTCTAATCCACGAaaactaaagatcaaactaagatagataATGGTGatgaaagtgatggtgatacgataccggggcacctctccCAAGCTTGGAACATGCCAAGGGTGGTGACCATACCCAAGTATTGATGCGTACTTctcaggtgatggtggtggtgtagtcgAGGTGTCCTCTGTTCCAAGGTGTAGACTCCCCATCATAATAAGAGAATTTTGTCTCGGGAGTCCTGAAACCGACAGCAAAGCTCATCCTCTAaaacctagattcatactcacagttttggctttgGAGTTCATAGACTTGATCTTGGAGGTGGTCGACCCGCTCTTGAAGTTTGAAAAGAATCCCCCCACTTCATTGGTGTCCAGCTTGTTCTCCCGGATGAAGTCCATGATCATGGAGTGGTTAGCACTCAAACCATGTTCAACCATCCCCTGACACTTGAAGATCTCCTCCTCCACCGTTGCGATCCTtgccttctcgcttccctccttctttggCCCTTGGACGTCACGGACGTGAAGCACCCCCTCATCCATCTCGATGGTCTTAGGGTGTTTCAACACCTTCGGGAGGTACGtgttgatgaccctctcgaagaacttgtccttagaGGAGCTTGGTGCCGTCATGGTGACCTAGAACTGTCAAGAAAAACAGCCTAAAACAAGAACATATGAAAATATCGTGATGCGATAGTCAAAACGACCGAGAGTATATgtaatgattttttggaccagaatACGTGCTCGGGGAGAAGTcagagttcgggaggcacacaagggccccacaagccatcagggcgcggcttGGGGAGGGATCGCGCCCTGTTTGTTTatgcctccctcgtgggtccctttgactcctttttatttttctattttttctaaaataccaaaaccaacaaatattttttttgaatttttgtagtcggtttacttaccgtaccatGTACCTACCCCTTTTCAGGTTTCTCAAGTGTTTcggaagacttcctttatgtgctcttccggtgttatgacttggatgatatTAGTCTCCTCATTAACGGGTGCACCTtaaatataatgtttgattctttttccattcACCGCTCTTTGGTTTTTACCTTCGAAGTTATTATTTTTTATGGCATcggagcgataaacctcctcgacaacatagggtccattccatttggagaggagtttacgTGCAAGAAATCTGAAACGAGAATTATACAAAAccactaggtctcctacattgaattctcatttttgaattctcttgtcatgctattttttaactttctctttaaacaacttagcattttcataagcttgcgtcctccattcatctaatgagctaatatcaaataacctcttttcaccggcaagtttgaaatcatagttaagttctttaattgcccaatatatGAAAAtgatggtactccctccgttcctttatACAAGGTCactataaaaaatatattttgcgTCTATATAAGGCCACAGACACTAATTGAGGGCAAAATTAATGATATTTCCTCATACTAACAACTTGTTTAATGATTGCATGCATATAATCATAATGACAATTAGCTACTTTCTTCCCATTCCTTCCTTCTATGCATGCGGTATATTAATGATCCCGGTTAACGAAAAGAAAGTTGGCTTGCAAAGCATTCACTAAATTTTATCTTGGTAATctgagtttgtggccttgtatatgGGAATGGATAGAGTATGTCATTTGCATACTCTCAAAGAAAGTATAGTCATTTTAGATTAGGAGCGGGTCACTTGCTCAACCCATCACGAGGCATTAGGCCTCGTGCACCGCTTCCTTCACATTATGTCCTCCACCCATTTGTTATCCCATCAACACTTCCTTGTGGTCCATTTTCTTCTCTGCAACCGCCATGGATGATCTCCTCTATCCACAGGTTGATGCAACGGCGGCTATGGGCGGTTGTTGCAAATCCAGGAGGTTCAACATCGACAAGTGGTTATGTGCCTCGGGCGCACGTAGCGTCAGTGCCAGCGGGGACGAAGAAAGTTGTGACAGTCGGTAGGGGGTATGCTGTAACCGTGTATGAAAGAGTTGACTAACAGCATGGTTGTATGTTGCAACCGATGGCGCGagatgcctgaactagcttggagGATGCTGGAACCAACGGAGGATGCTGCAACAGTGGTCGTACCCGACAATGAAGGACGGCGAGTGCTGCAACCGTGTTGGTTGAATCCGGAACCGAGATCATTAGATGCTACAACGCGACTACCGGAAGCTTTTCCAATGGTGGCCAAGACCCGACAGGAAGCTGCAACCGCGGTGTTTGGATGATGGAACCGGCACCCATCGTAGTTGCAACTCTCTTCGACGATGGCTACGGCAGGGTGCTGCACCGGTGATGAATGTTGGAAACCGCAAGGCCGATTTGCTCGGACCGGCAGCGCGTTTTGCTCCGGACCATGCAAGCACCGGTGCCGCAACCGTCGGGCCGGCGAACGGCCCCAAGATGTTGCAAGGGAAGGCGGTGGGAGGCCGTGGTGTCAACGAGCCAACGCGCTGCGGAAACTACCGCGAGCAAGGAAAGAGATTCGCGATGGGTGTTTGCGTACAGAGGAAAAGAACAGATGCCGATCCGACGGCCATGCGCATCCAAATCAAACACATCTTACACCTGGGAGGCGACCGGCCCAAAGCTGGCGCCGGTCGGCCGGCGCCCAGGGACATCACGTTTGTAGATTCATTTAGTTGCAAGACGTGCGCTGTCCGATCGTTTTTTCCGTGGATAGAGCGACGTCCAAACGGCCAACCGACGGCCACTCACTTCAGCTAGCTCAGGCCAGCAGCACAAAAACCAACAAGCGAGCGCGAGCGCAGGCCAGGCCACCGCACCGCATCCATCTCATGGCGCTCTTCTCCATCCTACGCTCGTCTCCGCCGGCCGTCCCGGCGGCCTCTTCTCGCCGACCACCCAACCACGGTGCCCACCTGCTACGCGTCAGCATCAGGGCCGCCGCGCCGTCTCTGTCCGTGAGGTGCGAGCAGAGCAGCAAGCCGGGAGGCGGCAGCGTCGTCGACGTGTGGGCGAGCCGCCTGGCCATGATGAGCTTCGCCGCGGCGGTCGTCGCCGAGGTGTCCACCGGCAAGGGCCTCGTCGAGGTACGCACGCTCCCATGGATCGACCGACCTGTGACGCCTTGCTCTGCTGGGCTAGATGTTCACTATTGACAGTGATTGGACGTGTTTTGCAGAACTTCGGCGTGGCAACGCCGGCGCCGGTGCTGGCGCTGGTGGTGTCGGCGCTCGTCATCGGGCTGGCCGTCCTCTTCATCGTACGGTCCGGAGCGCAAGATTGATGGATCCATCGCGCGAAGTAATTGAAGACCtttttttttctagaatatatacaAAGTAACCGAAGACCTACTTCTGAAGAACGAGTGTGCAGATCTTCTTTGCATCTGATTTGCAAAGGTTCCTGGAGATTCTAATTAGCATTACTTTCGACTGTAAATCATTCGATGTATGCATATGCATATAGCAAATTTCGGTTCAAATTCAAGTCAGCCAAAGGCTTCCGATGTTGCTAACACTTTTGTGTGTGAATTCAGACTGGTGCTCAAAAGTCAGGTTGTAACACCCTGTTAATTATTCAGTCATATGATTGTGATGTCCGTTCAGAATATGTATATATACCATATATGAAGTTCCCGAAATAAAAACATTGCGCATATAAAACTAGAGCATGCAAATGGATGAAACATGGTTCAACGGTTCCATCTTTTAACTTAGATTTGGCCAGGTTGTCAACACCGACCAGGATCGGCGGTCCAAAGCCATTCAAGATAGAATTTGGACCTCCGATAACCAGGATCAGCGCAGTCGTTCGCTGAAAAATGcaattgaaacggagggagtgtaTCTTATACCCGAGGGCGGACGTGACAGTGTGTGTTGTTCCAAGTTTTGTGTTGGacgattttttattatttttttttattttttttatttatttttaaatttttaaatttttctctttttttcctttttttttggcTCCCCTCCCATCGGACCTCGCGGGCGACCCGAGGGCGACTAGGTTTTCCGCCGTGGCGCCACTCCCCATCCACTTCCCCTATCGCCGTCGTTGGAGGTAGCGGTCAGGCCAGCCCATGCGGACATCgaggatggcggcggcggggtctCGGTTGCTTCGTCGCTTTGGCGGAGGGCCTTGGGTGCGCCGGGGCGACGGCCTTGGGTGGTGAAGCGGTGGGCCTTTGGCGCTGCAGATGCTGGCCGTCTTCCTCAGCCGTGTGGGCGGCGAGACGACGACAGAAGAAGTCGCCCTCCGTGTCGGATCTGAAGTTGGGATTCATCCACCTCCTTGGCCCGCTCCCCTGCCAGAT
Coding sequences within:
- the LOC123445270 gene encoding stress enhanced protein 1, chloroplastic-like, which produces MALFSILRSSPPAVPAASSRRPPNHGAHLLRVSIRAAAPSLSVRCEQSSKPGGGSVVDVWASRLAMMSFAAAVVAEVSTGKGLVENFGVATPAPVLALVVSALVIGLAVLFIVRSGAQD